In Oligoflexia bacterium, the following are encoded in one genomic region:
- a CDS encoding DUF4340 domain-containing protein, producing the protein MLKKIVIAFLVLIGLIVLNWWNVKQSEKKEAIKEQQELLLNIKKQNITKIAVSNSQGQWQLLKRSQEPGGKYSDDLAGFASEFDVQPQWLLKWDDNTYLANQNQVDVLLDDLTQAKKDKYIAKGNEKFSSYGIVKEKSEIKIYEGDLHELKETLLTGDLNTMGSSLYVANGNQDIFLSDQRLKDSQTKQTSDYIHKNMVGFDDPQKISLKNISGTYELIKKNDQWHISSPIKILADTLFVEGMLNHLKNFEIDEVLENREFSNLIKETLLKKADFFFEITDKTKVKKLYINESVPKGGSNTSYHAFIYRDGLPFVFKKSPIKPGHFYYTLRDLAVKKVFSVNASEVQNFKIIQNNKTKNFVQKDNQWIEEKSVGSSELNEFVPSHALFALKAKKFLKQDKNKNLTVDYAISVIDSNGQEQTLLVYKEPYKQNNLSFTQVYSSAHNAQLLFDIKQLDIISDAVNNVMNANKKESKK; encoded by the coding sequence GTGTTGAAAAAAATTGTAATTGCTTTTTTGGTTTTGATTGGGCTGATTGTTTTAAATTGGTGGAATGTTAAACAATCAGAAAAAAAAGAAGCTATCAAAGAACAGCAAGAGTTACTGCTAAATATAAAAAAACAGAATATTACAAAAATAGCTGTATCAAATAGTCAGGGTCAATGGCAGTTGCTGAAAAGATCCCAAGAACCAGGTGGAAAGTACTCAGACGATTTAGCAGGTTTTGCCAGTGAATTTGATGTGCAGCCACAATGGTTACTTAAATGGGATGATAATACATACTTAGCAAATCAAAATCAGGTGGATGTTTTGTTGGATGATTTAACACAAGCAAAAAAAGATAAGTACATTGCTAAAGGTAATGAAAAATTTTCTAGTTATGGCATTGTTAAAGAAAAGTCAGAGATAAAAATTTATGAGGGTGATTTACACGAGCTTAAAGAAACTTTGCTCACAGGGGATCTCAATACAATGGGTAGCTCGCTTTATGTGGCAAATGGCAATCAAGATATATTTTTAAGTGACCAAAGACTCAAAGACTCTCAAACTAAACAAACATCTGATTATATCCATAAAAATATGGTAGGTTTTGATGACCCGCAAAAAATTAGTTTAAAAAATATTTCTGGCACCTATGAGTTGATTAAAAAAAATGATCAGTGGCATATCTCTTCACCCATCAAAATTTTAGCGGACACATTGTTTGTTGAGGGTATGTTGAATCATTTAAAAAATTTTGAAATAGATGAAGTTTTAGAAAATCGTGAATTTTCAAATTTAATTAAAGAAACCTTGCTTAAAAAGGCAGACTTCTTTTTTGAAATCACAGATAAAACAAAAGTTAAAAAGTTATATATCAATGAATCCGTGCCTAAAGGCGGGTCAAATACGTCTTACCATGCATTTATATATAGAGATGGATTGCCCTTTGTGTTTAAGAAAAGCCCCATTAAACCCGGACACTTTTATTACACTTTAAGAGATTTAGCTGTGAAAAAAGTTTTTTCAGTCAATGCCAGTGAGGTTCAAAATTTTAAAATTATTCAAAACAATAAAACTAAAAATTTTGTTCAGAAAGATAATCAGTGGATTGAAGAAAAAAGTGTGGGTAGCAGTGAATTGAATGAGTTTGTTCCAAGTCATGCCTTATTTGCACTTAAGGCAAAAAAGTTTTTAAAACAAGATAAAAATAAAAACTTAACAGTTGACTATGCAATCAGTGTTATTGATAGCAATGGTCAAGAACAAACACTGCTAGTGTACAAAGAACCCTATAAACAAAACAACTTAAGCTTTACTCAGGTATACAGTTCAGCGCACAATGCTCAATTGTTGTTTGACATAAAACAGCTTGATATTATATCTGATGCAGTAAACAATGTAATGAATGCGAATAAAAAGGAGAGTAAGAAATGA
- a CDS encoding DUF1844 domain-containing protein: MSNNEEQEKSYTINDRRGQEKVKAKEEKSVNQTENKTEPSAQETQNNPTINFTSFVLSISTSALVQMGLIPDPVSNETQKNMPLAKQQVDILEMLYQKTQGNLDENEDKLMQQVLYELRMRYVEVKDKK; this comes from the coding sequence ATGAGCAATAATGAAGAGCAAGAAAAGTCTTACACTATCAATGATAGACGTGGGCAAGAGAAAGTAAAAGCAAAAGAAGAAAAGTCAGTGAATCAAACAGAAAACAAAACTGAACCAAGCGCACAAGAAACACAAAATAATCCCACAATTAATTTTACTTCTTTTGTTTTGTCTATCAGTACGTCTGCTCTTGTTCAAATGGGCTTGATTCCAGATCCAGTCAGCAATGAAACGCAAAAAAATATGCCTTTGGCCAAGCAGCAAGTGGATATCTTAGAAATGTTGTACCAAAAAACCCAAGGCAATTTAGATGAGAATGAAGACAAGCTCATGCAACAAGTGTTGTATGAATTGCGCATGCGGTATGTGGAAGTGAAAGATAAAAAATAA
- the clpB gene encoding ATP-dependent chaperone ClpB, with the protein MDIQKFTVALRDVIAKAAQYTQSLKQQSVEIEHVLHFLLENPQGMYVKVLEQLGADLSRHQQQIKQTIDGFVRVEGSQTQPALSGPLFQCLSDAEKIRDNNKESFCSTEHFLQAALKNDNFKQYLTTLNIKHEDFLQTIITNKGDHKAMTENAESQYQSLQQYTQDLTAIAKEKKLDPVIGRDTEIRRIIQVLSRRSKNNPVLIGEPGVGKTAIAEGLAQRIASNDVPETLKNKKLLSLDLGAMIAGAKYRGEFEDRLKAVLKEIKSSNGEVILFIDELHTIVGAGASEGAVDASNLLKPSLARGELRCIGATTLKEYKKYIEKDAALERRFQPVYAGEPSVEDAISILRGLKEKYEVHHGVRIADNAIIAAAKLSNRYITDRFLPDKAIDLMDEAASRLRIEIDSVPTEIDVKQRKKIQLEIEQEALKKEKDAHSKDRLDNVKASIKELSDEISQLQAVWSKEKSVITEIQNIKASLDGKRAQVQTAEEQGDLSLAAKLKYGEIPELEKELEVKNAHLKEIQQNNPMLKEEVEEEDIAKVVSLWTGIPLSSMLDSEKERLKNMQAILNEKVVGQDHALEVLTKAIKRSRAGIADPNKPMGSFMFLGPTGVGKTETAKALADFLFHDEHALLRIDMSEYMEKHSVARLIGAPPGYVGYEEGGRLSEAVRRRPYAVILFDEIEKAHPDVFNVFLQILDEGRLTDGQGRTVDFKNTVLIMTSNLAGKEILAAGEDNTKINDTVMQVLREFFKPEFLNRVDDFIIFNALNPEQIEHIVDIQIKRLQTRLAEKNIKIKISDTAKQQLAKEGFDPLYGARPLKRVIQQKIENPLAEKILDEEILPGNQVILDYIGDNFKFNAPTVH; encoded by the coding sequence ATGGACATACAAAAATTTACAGTGGCATTAAGAGATGTAATTGCTAAGGCAGCTCAATACACCCAAAGCTTAAAGCAGCAAAGTGTTGAAATAGAGCATGTATTACATTTTTTGTTGGAAAACCCACAAGGAATGTATGTAAAAGTTTTAGAGCAGTTGGGGGCAGATTTGTCCCGGCATCAGCAGCAAATCAAGCAAACCATAGATGGTTTTGTTAGGGTGGAAGGCTCTCAAACGCAACCGGCTTTATCTGGTCCATTGTTTCAATGCTTAAGTGATGCTGAGAAAATTAGAGATAATAATAAAGAATCTTTTTGTTCAACTGAGCATTTTTTACAAGCAGCACTGAAAAATGATAATTTTAAGCAGTATTTAACGACATTGAATATTAAACATGAAGATTTTTTACAAACGATTATCACCAATAAAGGAGATCATAAAGCCATGACTGAAAATGCAGAAAGCCAATACCAAAGCCTGCAACAATATACGCAAGATTTAACAGCAATCGCCAAAGAAAAAAAATTAGATCCGGTGATTGGTAGAGATACTGAGATTAGAAGAATTATCCAGGTTTTGTCTCGGCGAAGTAAAAACAATCCAGTTCTTATAGGTGAACCCGGTGTGGGTAAAACGGCAATTGCTGAGGGCCTTGCCCAGAGAATAGCCAGTAATGATGTGCCAGAGACTTTAAAAAATAAAAAACTTTTATCTTTAGATTTAGGAGCAATGATCGCTGGAGCAAAATACAGAGGTGAATTTGAAGATAGACTCAAAGCTGTTTTAAAAGAAATTAAAAGCTCTAATGGTGAAGTCATACTATTTATTGATGAATTGCATACCATTGTTGGTGCAGGTGCCAGTGAAGGTGCGGTTGATGCCTCCAACTTGCTTAAGCCATCTTTAGCCAGAGGCGAATTAAGATGCATTGGCGCAACAACTTTAAAAGAATATAAAAAGTATATTGAAAAAGATGCCGCTTTGGAACGACGTTTTCAACCGGTTTATGCCGGAGAACCCAGTGTGGAAGATGCAATATCCATTTTACGTGGGCTTAAAGAAAAATACGAGGTTCATCATGGAGTCAGGATTGCAGATAACGCAATTATTGCGGCAGCAAAACTTTCCAATAGATACATTACCGATAGATTTTTGCCAGATAAAGCTATTGATTTAATGGATGAAGCTGCCAGTCGTTTGCGGATTGAGATTGATTCTGTGCCCACAGAAATTGATGTTAAACAAAGAAAAAAAATTCAGTTAGAAATTGAGCAAGAAGCTTTAAAAAAGGAAAAAGATGCCCACTCAAAAGATAGGTTAGACAATGTCAAAGCATCTATAAAAGAATTAAGTGATGAAATCAGTCAATTGCAAGCAGTGTGGAGCAAGGAAAAAAGTGTTATTACTGAGATTCAAAACATCAAAGCAAGCTTAGATGGCAAACGTGCCCAAGTACAAACAGCAGAAGAGCAGGGTGATTTGTCATTGGCTGCAAAGTTAAAATATGGAGAAATTCCAGAATTAGAAAAAGAGCTTGAAGTTAAAAACGCGCATTTAAAAGAGATACAACAAAACAATCCTATGCTTAAAGAAGAGGTTGAAGAAGAAGATATTGCAAAAGTGGTATCCCTATGGACGGGCATTCCTTTATCCAGCATGTTGGATAGTGAGAAAGAGCGTTTAAAAAATATGCAGGCTATTTTGAATGAAAAAGTTGTGGGTCAAGATCATGCGTTGGAAGTTTTAACCAAAGCCATCAAACGCTCAAGGGCAGGCATAGCTGACCCCAATAAGCCTATGGGTTCTTTTATGTTTTTAGGACCAACAGGTGTTGGTAAAACTGAGACGGCAAAAGCACTGGCTGACTTTTTATTTCATGACGAACATGCTTTATTAAGAATAGATATGTCTGAGTACATGGAAAAACATTCGGTTGCTCGATTAATTGGAGCACCTCCGGGCTATGTGGGTTATGAAGAAGGAGGAAGGTTGAGTGAAGCTGTGAGACGTAGACCTTACGCGGTTATTTTATTTGATGAAATAGAAAAAGCCCACCCGGATGTCTTTAATGTGTTTTTACAGATTTTAGATGAAGGTAGATTAACGGATGGCCAAGGCAGAACAGTGGATTTCAAGAATACAGTTTTGATTATGACGTCTAACTTGGCGGGCAAAGAGATTTTAGCAGCAGGTGAAGACAATACAAAGATCAATGATACAGTCATGCAAGTTTTAAGAGAGTTTTTTAAACCAGAATTCTTAAATAGAGTAGATGATTTTATTATTTTTAATGCCTTAAACCCTGAACAAATAGAGCATATTGTGGATATTCAAATCAAACGTCTACAGACTCGCTTGGCAGAAAAAAATATAAAAATAAAAATTTCTGATACTGCTAAACAACAGCTGGCAAAAGAAGGATTTGACCCCCTTTATGGGGCAAGGCCACTTAAAAGAGTTATACAACAAAAAATTGAAAACCCCTTGGCAGAAAAAATTTTAGATGAAGAAATTTTGCCTGG